A single region of the Aeromicrobium chenweiae genome encodes:
- a CDS encoding alpha/beta fold hydrolase has product MRAVDVEPSAYALLYLRIVFAHEAGSGAPVVLLHGFGLDHRSLLPLERTFERSGEWRRIYLDLPGATRTPADGISSSQQVADAVVEEVVARVGDEKFAVVGNSFGGMIARYVAHELRPQVLGLATVAGVFVAPHDERAVPPRTVLSEDPDVVPLLGSALEQYRDDAVVESADDARAFLAHVLPGLTGADEAALERIAERYSLDREPEDAHPDPFLQPTLHVTGRQDDVVGYDDAWSHLAHYPRASFAVLDAAGHNILFEQSGLCSALIADWLARIQHAS; this is encoded by the coding sequence GTGAGGGCCGTCGACGTGGAGCCGTCGGCGTACGCGCTGCTGTACCTTCGCATCGTGTTCGCCCATGAAGCAGGTTCTGGTGCCCCCGTCGTCCTCCTGCACGGATTCGGCCTGGACCACCGGAGCCTGCTGCCGCTCGAGCGGACGTTCGAGCGCTCGGGGGAGTGGCGGCGGATCTACCTCGATCTCCCCGGTGCGACCCGGACGCCGGCCGACGGGATCAGCAGCTCCCAGCAGGTCGCGGACGCGGTGGTCGAGGAGGTCGTGGCGCGGGTCGGTGACGAGAAGTTCGCCGTCGTGGGCAACTCGTTCGGCGGGATGATCGCCCGGTACGTCGCGCACGAGTTGCGCCCGCAGGTGCTGGGGCTCGCTACCGTGGCCGGCGTCTTCGTCGCCCCGCACGACGAGCGGGCCGTGCCGCCCAGGACGGTGTTGAGCGAGGATCCCGACGTCGTGCCGCTGCTGGGCTCGGCGCTCGAGCAGTACCGGGACGACGCCGTGGTGGAGTCGGCGGACGACGCCCGGGCCTTCCTGGCGCACGTCCTGCCCGGCCTCACCGGCGCCGACGAGGCCGCCCTGGAGCGCATCGCCGAGCGCTACTCGTTGGACCGCGAGCCCGAGGACGCCCACCCCGATCCGTTCCTGCAACCCACCCTGCACGTCACCGGCCGGCAGGACGACGTCGTGGGCTACGACGACGCCTGGAGCCACCTCGCCCACTACCCCCGCGCGTCGTTCGCCGTGCTGGACGCAGCCGGTCACAACATCCTCTTCGAGCAGTCCGGCCTGTGCTCAGCCCTGATCGCCGACTGGCTCGCGAGGATCCAGCACGCCTCGTGA
- a CDS encoding alpha-L-rhamnosidase, giving the protein MTPHAPPPRHLTRLRAQLIVIVTVLGVMFAGSPAMAAPEPSGPSAVTLDSLKVERKTQPVGIDVKAPRFAWQIESSERDVRQESYRVRVTKDDKSVWDSGVVDSERSFDVAYDGPALEAASRYDWTVDVVTTAGETTKSSSFRTGLMNAKDWGDSTWIGATSPVDDALALWDNYTADFDFTIDAFSFGAFVRAPSASDALMWQVSVADGTPRLRPHRRVGGGYSLLENPGIDLSRFVTVDQLTKQSNKLSVTVSAGTDATSVTVVTRLNGQQVDSRVVTQAGTMQRGFVGLRSDNNGSQPERSRLHALTVTRTADGTVLAKHDFADGDNPFTAGTIVDGSLQLSGSVDTVLSPKPAAAPLMRKEFTVDKPVRNATYYVAAGGYADVSLNGAPISKDVLSPGFTDYDDRVQYAATDVTKQLHEGRNALGMELGRGFFGMTGGNVWRWESPPWHAEPRARGLLAIEYADGSTDRVVTDDSWTFHEGPTQFDDLYAGEVYRASAEIPGWDVDGFDDSSWRSVREVTGPKGTLVNQRQQPIRITEALPAASMTEPAKGVYVIKFPRVIAGVVEYTVTGPAGTTIRAAHGEKLRANGRVNMDNNGGFQSGFQTDQFILAGTGKPETWTPKFSYKGFQYIEVTGWPGDKAPPLSAFTAKLLHTDAERTGSFESSSATMNGTHDAVVNTLYNNIHGIVTDTPMFEKNGWTGDAAVGTEMFIRNLDVHELFAKWMTDIQDSREPNGAPMVIAPSSGNWGAWGPSQPWHSAYVNIPWWLYQYGGDDQVMTELYDGMKAYVDLEFGRRRADGTVISNRLGDWVSPEGSPAGGHAPGEDQRVEGTAYLYMMFQTMERTARHLGKTADASRFAERAQTVKTDFNKAYFDSADDRYRGEGDDGKRYRQVHNVLALQFGLTPDAATTKRVADRLAADVVKRDYHLDTGTLGTKYLLPVLTKYGHGDVAYKLATQTTYPSWGYKLANGATSMWEHWSLEARSLGHYFLGTVDDWFYTDVAGIRPSEEKGYREVTIAPQVTGEMTWAKATTQTPYGAVTSDWRRSGRSVLLTAKVPVGSTATVVLPGEVGSTILEAGMPAADAAGVRKATYADGSWTLTVGSGSYDFRVMPQADPERDVEASLSTAKDQVNRGDSATGKLTIDNFSPVDVSDVTVKVSGDSLRFTKDEFTVGRLSGDSSTSVDLEAEVAQKSPMGARDVTVTVSFSADGQQYSVTEKLPWITVVSGVDIEQVVAGGLTDPDGLTTTEITAEVTNSTSHPVSGRLVADRAGWATKASKSVTIPAGGSVQVTATVTPRRHVVTPSTAFDVVFVDDDVELAREGARVAASLTTPPAASVDHVDFGNNASETAHALQAASTSGTSSEAGLTRRYAHSQYPGSWFSAEVVVPKGQAFALRLRETFDGAKTKEFNLYADDVLVGRYEVPRTQTGNGWLAHQIIVDDPAVMAATADGKARLKFEFPKDARAGNFDPSIADAWVIEVPSADGPAVKAEVSKAGQDGWHGAGAALTLSSQDGATIRYRVGTGAWTDYTAAVPLAEGSGTVEFQARASDGLLGPIGVLTPKVDTTKPLASASVDEDRTVTITGEDLLSGVSTIEYRVDKGDWQVYAKPFALNGSAHQVTYRATDLAGNVGDEQVLDVPAGPLEAVVTADVSKAGKDGWHGAGATMTLTAAAADDEEDVTIRYRVDGGSWSEYTGPVELDEGLALVEYQAVSGDRTGVIGSTAVKVDATVPAVKVVVDDTRQLSLAATDALSGVDTVEYRVAGGEWATYTAPVSLSKAAQTVAYRATDLAGNTSAVRTVDVTAAPAPVPGPAPRVKKAPVVKGTLKAGRVLRTTKGAWDLKGLTYSRQWMRNGRAISGATATTYRLRTTDVGARISVKVTAAKSGHRNGSATTARTGKIRAASSRTALKANRRTLAPGQRLKVTTTVTSPGLRPGGRVQFYYRGKKVRTVTLKNGKVTTSFRPRVRGKHTLKAVYRGVKGIDGSRKSVTIRIR; this is encoded by the coding sequence ATGACGCCGCACGCTCCACCTCCCCGTCACCTCACCCGCCTCAGGGCCCAGCTGATCGTCATCGTGACGGTCCTGGGCGTGATGTTCGCCGGGTCCCCAGCCATGGCCGCCCCCGAGCCGAGTGGGCCGTCCGCGGTCACGCTGGACTCCCTCAAGGTGGAGCGCAAGACCCAGCCCGTCGGCATCGACGTCAAGGCACCACGTTTCGCATGGCAGATCGAGTCGTCGGAGCGCGACGTGCGGCAGGAGTCCTACCGCGTCCGCGTGACGAAGGACGACAAGAGCGTGTGGGACAGCGGGGTCGTCGACTCCGAGCGTTCCTTCGACGTGGCGTACGACGGACCGGCCCTCGAGGCGGCGAGCCGCTACGACTGGACCGTCGACGTCGTGACCACGGCCGGCGAGACGACCAAGTCGTCGTCCTTCCGCACCGGTCTCATGAACGCCAAGGACTGGGGCGACAGCACGTGGATCGGCGCGACCTCGCCGGTTGACGACGCACTCGCGCTCTGGGACAACTACACGGCCGACTTCGACTTCACGATCGACGCCTTCTCCTTCGGTGCGTTCGTCCGGGCACCCTCGGCCAGCGACGCCCTCATGTGGCAGGTCTCGGTCGCCGACGGCACCCCGCGCCTGCGTCCCCACCGCCGTGTGGGCGGTGGCTACAGCCTGCTGGAGAACCCCGGCATCGACCTGTCCCGCTTCGTGACGGTCGACCAGCTCACCAAGCAGTCGAACAAGCTCAGCGTGACGGTCTCGGCCGGCACGGACGCCACGAGCGTCACGGTCGTCACCCGCCTCAACGGCCAGCAGGTCGACTCGCGCGTCGTCACCCAGGCGGGCACGATGCAGCGTGGATTCGTCGGCCTGCGGTCCGACAACAACGGCAGCCAGCCGGAACGCTCCCGGTTGCACGCCCTCACCGTCACCAGGACCGCCGACGGCACCGTCCTGGCCAAGCACGACTTCGCCGACGGCGACAACCCGTTCACCGCGGGCACCATCGTGGACGGATCGCTGCAGCTGTCCGGATCGGTCGACACCGTGCTGTCCCCGAAGCCCGCCGCCGCGCCGCTGATGCGCAAGGAGTTCACGGTCGACAAGCCCGTGCGCAACGCCACCTACTACGTCGCTGCCGGCGGGTACGCCGACGTCTCCCTGAACGGCGCCCCCATCAGCAAGGACGTCCTCTCGCCCGGCTTCACCGACTACGACGACCGTGTCCAGTACGCGGCGACCGACGTCACCAAGCAGCTCCACGAGGGCCGCAATGCCCTCGGCATGGAGCTGGGACGCGGATTCTTCGGCATGACCGGCGGCAACGTGTGGCGCTGGGAGTCGCCGCCGTGGCACGCCGAGCCGCGGGCACGCGGCCTCCTCGCGATCGAGTACGCCGACGGCAGCACCGACCGCGTCGTCACCGACGACTCGTGGACGTTCCACGAGGGGCCGACCCAGTTCGACGACCTGTACGCCGGTGAGGTCTACCGCGCATCCGCTGAGATCCCCGGCTGGGACGTCGACGGCTTCGACGACTCCTCCTGGCGATCCGTCCGGGAGGTGACCGGGCCCAAGGGCACGCTGGTCAACCAGCGCCAGCAGCCCATCCGGATCACCGAGGCGCTGCCGGCCGCGAGCATGACCGAGCCGGCCAAGGGCGTCTACGTCATCAAGTTCCCCCGCGTCATCGCCGGTGTCGTCGAGTACACCGTGACCGGACCGGCGGGCACCACGATCCGGGCCGCGCACGGCGAGAAGCTCCGCGCCAACGGCCGGGTCAACATGGACAACAACGGCGGGTTCCAGTCCGGGTTCCAGACCGACCAGTTCATCCTCGCCGGCACCGGCAAGCCCGAGACCTGGACGCCGAAGTTCTCCTACAAGGGGTTCCAGTACATCGAGGTCACCGGCTGGCCCGGCGACAAGGCGCCGCCGCTCAGCGCGTTCACCGCGAAGCTGCTGCACACCGATGCCGAGCGCACGGGCAGCTTCGAGAGCTCCAGCGCGACCATGAACGGCACCCATGACGCCGTCGTGAACACGCTCTACAACAACATCCACGGCATCGTCACCGACACCCCGATGTTCGAGAAGAACGGCTGGACCGGCGACGCAGCGGTCGGCACCGAGATGTTCATCAGGAACCTCGACGTCCACGAGCTGTTCGCCAAGTGGATGACCGACATCCAGGACTCGCGCGAGCCGAACGGTGCCCCGATGGTCATCGCGCCGAGCTCGGGCAACTGGGGCGCGTGGGGCCCGTCGCAGCCCTGGCACTCCGCGTACGTCAACATCCCGTGGTGGCTGTACCAGTACGGCGGCGACGACCAGGTCATGACCGAGCTCTACGACGGCATGAAGGCGTACGTCGACCTCGAGTTCGGACGCCGGCGCGCCGACGGCACCGTCATCAGCAACCGTCTCGGTGACTGGGTCAGCCCCGAGGGCAGTCCGGCCGGCGGACACGCACCCGGCGAGGACCAGCGCGTCGAGGGCACCGCGTACCTCTACATGATGTTCCAGACGATGGAGCGCACCGCGCGCCACCTCGGCAAGACTGCCGACGCGTCCCGGTTCGCTGAGCGCGCGCAGACGGTCAAGACCGACTTCAACAAGGCCTACTTCGACAGCGCCGACGATCGCTATCGCGGCGAGGGCGACGACGGCAAGCGCTACCGCCAGGTCCACAACGTCCTCGCGCTCCAGTTCGGCCTGACCCCGGACGCCGCCACGACCAAGCGCGTGGCGGACCGCCTCGCGGCGGACGTGGTCAAGCGGGACTACCACCTGGACACCGGGACCCTCGGCACCAAGTACCTGCTGCCGGTGCTGACGAAGTACGGCCACGGCGACGTCGCGTACAAGCTGGCGACCCAGACCACGTACCCGAGCTGGGGCTACAAGCTCGCCAACGGCGCCACGTCGATGTGGGAGCACTGGAGCCTCGAGGCCCGTTCGCTGGGTCACTACTTCCTCGGCACCGTCGACGACTGGTTCTACACCGATGTGGCGGGCATCCGCCCCTCGGAGGAGAAGGGCTACCGCGAGGTGACGATCGCGCCGCAGGTCACGGGAGAGATGACCTGGGCCAAGGCGACGACACAGACCCCGTACGGCGCGGTCACGTCGGACTGGCGACGCAGCGGCCGCAGCGTGCTGCTGACCGCCAAGGTCCCCGTCGGCTCCACGGCCACCGTCGTGCTGCCCGGCGAGGTGGGATCGACGATCCTGGAGGCCGGCATGCCGGCTGCAGACGCCGCCGGCGTCCGGAAGGCGACCTACGCCGACGGCAGCTGGACGCTGACGGTCGGCTCGGGCAGCTACGACTTCCGAGTCATGCCGCAGGCGGACCCCGAGCGCGACGTCGAGGCGTCGCTCTCGACCGCGAAGGACCAGGTCAACCGGGGCGACTCGGCGACCGGCAAGCTGACGATCGACAACTTCAGCCCCGTCGACGTGAGCGACGTGACCGTCAAGGTCAGCGGCGACTCGCTCCGCTTCACGAAGGACGAGTTCACCGTCGGCCGCCTGTCGGGTGACTCCTCGACGTCCGTGGACCTCGAGGCCGAGGTGGCCCAGAAGTCCCCCATGGGTGCCCGCGACGTCACCGTCACGGTCTCCTTCAGCGCCGACGGACAGCAGTACTCGGTCACCGAGAAGCTGCCGTGGATCACCGTCGTGTCCGGCGTCGACATCGAGCAGGTGGTCGCGGGTGGTCTCACCGACCCGGACGGACTGACCACGACCGAGATCACGGCCGAGGTCACGAACTCCACCTCGCACCCCGTCAGTGGCCGGCTCGTCGCCGACCGCGCCGGCTGGGCGACGAAGGCGTCCAAGTCGGTCACGATCCCGGCCGGCGGGAGCGTGCAGGTCACGGCGACGGTGACGCCCCGGCGTCATGTCGTCACACCGAGCACCGCGTTCGACGTGGTCTTCGTCGACGACGACGTCGAGCTCGCTCGTGAGGGGGCGCGCGTCGCGGCCTCGCTGACCACGCCGCCTGCCGCGTCCGTCGACCACGTCGACTTCGGCAACAACGCGTCGGAGACCGCGCACGCCCTCCAGGCGGCGTCGACCAGCGGCACGAGCTCGGAGGCCGGACTGACCCGGCGCTACGCGCACTCGCAGTACCCCGGCTCGTGGTTCTCCGCCGAGGTCGTCGTCCCGAAGGGCCAGGCGTTCGCCCTGCGCCTGCGCGAGACGTTCGACGGCGCCAAGACCAAGGAGTTCAACCTGTACGCCGACGACGTCCTCGTCGGACGGTACGAGGTGCCGCGGACCCAGACCGGCAACGGCTGGCTCGCGCACCAGATCATCGTCGACGACCCGGCGGTCATGGCCGCCACGGCCGACGGCAAGGCGCGCCTGAAGTTCGAGTTCCCCAAGGACGCCAGGGCCGGCAACTTCGACCCGTCGATCGCCGACGCCTGGGTCATCGAGGTGCCGAGCGCCGACGGTCCGGCCGTGAAGGCCGAGGTGTCCAAGGCCGGCCAGGACGGCTGGCACGGAGCGGGTGCGGCGCTGACGCTGTCCAGCCAGGACGGTGCGACCATCCGCTACCGCGTCGGCACGGGCGCCTGGACCGACTACACCGCCGCGGTGCCGCTGGCCGAGGGCTCGGGCACGGTCGAGTTCCAGGCCCGCGCCTCTGACGGCCTGCTCGGTCCGATCGGCGTCCTGACGCCGAAGGTCGACACGACCAAGCCGCTGGCGTCCGCGTCGGTGGACGAGGACCGCACGGTCACGATCACCGGCGAGGACCTGCTGTCCGGTGTGTCGACGATCGAGTACCGCGTCGACAAGGGTGACTGGCAGGTCTACGCCAAGCCGTTCGCCCTGAACGGCTCCGCCCACCAGGTCACGTACCGCGCCACCGACCTCGCCGGCAACGTCGGCGACGAGCAGGTGCTGGACGTCCCCGCGGGGCCGCTCGAGGCGGTCGTCACGGCCGACGTCTCGAAGGCCGGCAAGGACGGCTGGCACGGTGCCGGGGCGACGATGACCCTGACGGCCGCCGCGGCCGACGACGAGGAGGACGTCACGATCCGCTACCGGGTCGACGGCGGTTCCTGGTCCGAGTACACCGGCCCGGTCGAGCTGGACGAGGGACTCGCTCTCGTCGAGTACCAGGCGGTCAGCGGCGACCGCACCGGCGTCATCGGGTCGACAGCGGTCAAGGTCGACGCGACCGTGCCCGCGGTCAAGGTCGTCGTGGACGACACCCGTCAGCTGTCCCTCGCCGCCACCGACGCCCTGTCGGGCGTCGACACGGTCGAGTACCGCGTGGCCGGCGGCGAGTGGGCGACGTACACCGCGCCCGTCAGCCTGTCCAAGGCTGCGCAGACCGTCGCGTACCGCGCGACCGACCTGGCCGGCAACACCAGTGCGGTCAGGACGGTGGACGTCACCGCGGCGCCGGCCCCGGTGCCGGGACCCGCGCCGCGGGTCAAGAAGGCGCCCGTCGTCAAGGGCACCCTCAAGGCCGGTCGGGTGCTCAGGACGACAAAGGGTGCGTGGGACCTGAAGGGTCTGACGTACAGCCGCCAGTGGATGCGCAACGGTCGCGCGATCTCCGGAGCCACCGCGACGACGTACCGACTGCGCACGACTGACGTGGGTGCTCGGATCAGCGTCAAGGTGACGGCCGCGAAGTCGGGCCACCGGAACGGCTCGGCCACGACGGCTCGCACCGGCAAGATCCGCGCGGCGTCCAGCCGGACGGCACTGAAGGCCAACCGCCGCACGCTCGCCCCCGGGCAGCGTCTGAAGGTGACCACGACGGTGACCTCCCCCGGTCTGCGACCGGGAGGCCGGGTGCAGTTCTACTACCGCGGCAAGAAGGTCCGGACCGTGACGCTCAAGAACGGCAAGGTCACCACGTCCTTCCGTCCCCGGGTGCGCGGGAAGCACACGCTGAAGGCCGTCTACCGCGGCGTCAAGGGCATCGACGGCAGCCGGAAGTCGGTGACCATCCGCATCCGCTGA
- a CDS encoding cyclodeaminase/cyclohydrolase family protein, giving the protein MVRDADVDARTVSDFLERLGARTPTPAGGSVAALCAAQAAALVAMVARYCDAPALVDRAERLVAQAQQLVADDERAFAAVAAAWARPRGAGADEDRQAAIDQALLGASEPQAQVVETVIEVLVLIDLLRPAARPGLRSDLVAAGEVARAGSAIARMNVESNVGGLPDSESRSRLLRRMGVTKERI; this is encoded by the coding sequence ATGGTGCGCGACGCTGACGTTGACGCCAGGACGGTCAGTGACTTCCTGGAGCGTCTCGGCGCCCGGACCCCGACCCCGGCGGGCGGCTCGGTCGCGGCGTTGTGTGCCGCCCAGGCCGCGGCGCTGGTGGCGATGGTGGCGCGCTACTGCGATGCCCCCGCGCTGGTCGACCGCGCCGAGCGCCTCGTCGCTCAGGCCCAGCAGCTGGTGGCCGACGACGAACGCGCCTTCGCGGCGGTGGCCGCCGCGTGGGCTCGTCCCCGGGGCGCGGGGGCCGATGAGGACCGGCAGGCCGCGATCGACCAGGCCCTCCTGGGGGCGTCCGAGCCCCAGGCGCAGGTCGTGGAGACCGTGATCGAGGTGCTGGTGCTGATCGATCTGCTGCGTCCCGCCGCGAGGCCCGGCCTGCGGTCCGACCTGGTCGCGGCCGGCGAGGTGGCCCGGGCCGGGTCGGCCATCGCGCGGATGAACGTGGAGTCCAACGTCGGCGGGTTGCCGGACTCGGAGTCCCGCTCGCGACTACTGCGGCGCATGGGCGTCACGAAGGAGAGGATCTGA
- a CDS encoding formate--tetrahydrofolate ligase — MLSDIEIANAAELRPIGEVAQDELGIEPVHLVPYGHHKAKVDLGYLQSLEDRPLGKLVLMTAMSPTPAGEGKTTTTVGLADALRGLGLKTMACLREPSMGPVFGMKGGAAGGGWSQVVPMSDINLHFTGDFAAIAAANNLLAALIDNHIHHGNALGIDVRSVDWKRVVDLNDRALRDVTVGLGGLANGYPREDGFDIVVASELMAIFCLTESWADLKRRIGDIVIGHTRDKKPITARELEADGAMAVLLRDALAPNLVQTLEHTPAFVHGGPFANIAHGCSSVIATRGALRMADYVVTEAGFGADLGAEKFVDIKCRKSGLRPDAAVVVATVRALKFHGGVAVSDLATEDLDAVERGMENLSRHLRNVREVYGIPCVVALNRFPTDTDAEVARVVELVDELGVRAYPATHFVDGGTGATDLAKGVLDLLESSGPSTFSFTYPDELPLKEKAETLAHRLYGASSVTWDGKAMRRLNRLEADGYGNLPVCVAKTQYSFSTDPTLLGAPTGHDLHVREVRLSAGAGFVVLVCGDVMTMPGLPATPAASRIDLLDDGTIVGLS; from the coding sequence GTGCTGTCGGACATCGAGATCGCGAACGCCGCTGAGCTTCGCCCGATCGGCGAGGTCGCGCAGGACGAGCTGGGGATCGAGCCCGTCCACCTCGTGCCGTACGGGCACCACAAGGCGAAGGTCGATCTGGGCTACCTCCAGTCGCTCGAGGACCGGCCGCTCGGCAAGCTGGTCCTGATGACGGCGATGTCGCCGACACCGGCGGGCGAGGGCAAGACCACCACCACGGTCGGGCTGGCCGACGCGTTGCGCGGGCTGGGGCTGAAGACGATGGCGTGCCTGCGTGAGCCGTCGATGGGGCCGGTGTTCGGCATGAAGGGCGGCGCGGCCGGCGGCGGCTGGTCGCAGGTCGTGCCGATGAGCGACATCAACCTGCACTTCACGGGGGACTTCGCCGCGATCGCGGCGGCGAACAACCTGCTGGCGGCGCTGATCGACAATCACATCCATCACGGCAACGCGCTGGGCATCGACGTTCGGTCGGTGGACTGGAAGCGGGTGGTCGACCTCAACGACCGGGCACTCCGCGACGTCACGGTCGGGCTCGGCGGCCTGGCGAACGGCTACCCGCGCGAGGACGGTTTCGACATCGTGGTGGCCTCCGAGCTGATGGCGATCTTCTGCCTGACCGAGTCGTGGGCCGACCTCAAGCGCCGCATCGGCGACATCGTCATCGGTCACACCCGGGACAAGAAACCGATCACCGCCCGCGAGCTCGAGGCCGACGGGGCGATGGCGGTGCTGCTGCGGGACGCGCTGGCCCCCAACCTGGTGCAGACGCTGGAGCACACCCCGGCGTTCGTGCACGGGGGACCGTTCGCGAACATCGCCCACGGCTGCAGCTCGGTCATCGCCACCCGCGGAGCGCTGCGGATGGCAGACTACGTCGTCACCGAGGCCGGCTTCGGAGCGGACCTCGGCGCGGAGAAGTTCGTCGACATCAAGTGCCGCAAGTCCGGCCTGCGTCCGGACGCCGCGGTCGTGGTGGCCACCGTCCGGGCACTCAAGTTCCACGGCGGGGTGGCGGTGTCCGACCTCGCCACGGAGGACCTCGATGCCGTCGAGCGCGGCATGGAGAACCTCTCCCGACACCTGCGCAACGTCCGTGAGGTCTACGGGATCCCGTGCGTGGTCGCGCTCAACCGGTTCCCGACCGACACCGATGCCGAGGTGGCCCGGGTCGTGGAGCTGGTGGACGAGCTGGGGGTCCGGGCGTATCCGGCCACTCACTTCGTCGACGGCGGCACGGGCGCGACCGACCTGGCGAAGGGCGTGCTGGACCTGCTCGAGAGCTCGGGGCCGTCGACCTTCTCGTTCACCTATCCCGACGAGCTCCCGCTCAAGGAGAAGGCGGAGACGCTCGCCCATCGACTCTACGGAGCCTCCAGCGTGACCTGGGACGGCAAGGCCATGAGGCGGCTGAACCGGCTGGAAGCAGACGGGTACGGGAACCTCCCGGTCTGCGTCGCCAAGACCCAGTACTCCTTCTCGACGGACCCCACGCTGCTCGGGGCGCCGACCGGCCACGACCTGCACGTCCGCGAGGTCCGGCTCTCCGCCGGGGCGGGCTTCGTGGTCCTCGTGTGCGGGGACGTCATGACGATGCCCGGGTTACCAGCCACGCCCGCTGCCTCCCGCATCGACCTGCTCGACGACGGCACGATCGTCGGCCTGTCCTGA
- a CDS encoding TetR/AcrR family transcriptional regulator — protein sequence MPKVNQAHLDARRQQIVDAARARFTEHGFAGTSMADVVAEAGLSTGAIYRYFSSKDDLVIAVCEQGSSAFPNDLTDDAIHDFLEHVRQLAKEKGHARLTAQIYAEAALSPALAEVVRDQLAGLRSKVIELLPEVPNAQATDAAEAFVAICVGYSQQLAVRGDVDPAPFAAALARTVSAGRT from the coding sequence ATGCCGAAGGTCAACCAGGCGCACCTGGACGCGCGACGCCAGCAGATCGTGGACGCCGCGCGTGCACGGTTCACCGAGCACGGCTTCGCCGGCACCTCGATGGCCGACGTGGTCGCGGAGGCGGGACTCTCGACGGGTGCGATCTACCGCTACTTCTCCAGCAAGGACGACCTGGTCATCGCCGTGTGCGAACAAGGCAGCAGTGCGTTCCCGAACGACCTGACGGACGACGCCATCCACGACTTCCTCGAGCACGTGCGACAGCTCGCCAAGGAGAAGGGCCATGCCCGGCTCACCGCCCAGATCTACGCCGAGGCCGCCCTGTCCCCCGCGCTGGCCGAGGTCGTGCGCGACCAGCTCGCAGGCCTGCGCAGCAAGGTGATCGAGCTGCTGCCGGAAGTCCCCAACGCCCAGGCCACGGACGCCGCCGAGGCCTTCGTCGCGATCTGCGTCGGCTACAGCCAGCAGCTGGCCGTCCGCGGTGACGTGGACCCCGCTCCTTTCGCCGCCGCGCTCGCGAGGACGGTCAGCGCTGGGCGGACATGA
- a CDS encoding aldo/keto reductase, with protein sequence MRYETFGRKTGLRVSELVLGTANFGTRSTSAGREGSRQIFDAFVDAGGTTFDTSNLYQSGEAETILGALLGSDRDDFVVVTKYSGARQDQVRPGTTGNSRKTMIRSLEESLRRLGTDYVDVYMPHFPDGTTPLEEILAGFDDLVRAGKILHGGLSNFPAWRTAGAAVRADLQGLAPLVGIQTEYSLAERSAERELLPMAEAHGLGVIMYSPLAGGLLTGKYRQGETGRLSGLGDDVERSAQRTAVVDAVVRIADEIGTTAVQVSLAWLRHRAARGSAAMIPIVGPRTSGHLEGYLSSLDVELDEQHCHQLDEVSAPQLGTPHDDVSRALAHGADGDRTLLRSPLVPVT encoded by the coding sequence ATGCGGTACGAGACATTCGGGCGGAAGACGGGGTTGCGGGTCTCCGAGCTCGTGCTGGGGACGGCCAACTTCGGTACACGCTCCACCAGCGCCGGCAGGGAGGGATCCCGTCAGATCTTCGACGCCTTCGTCGACGCCGGGGGCACGACGTTCGACACCTCGAACCTGTACCAGTCCGGTGAGGCCGAGACCATCCTGGGCGCGCTCCTCGGGTCGGACCGTGACGACTTCGTGGTCGTCACGAAGTACAGCGGGGCCCGCCAGGATCAGGTGCGCCCCGGGACGACCGGCAACAGCCGCAAGACCATGATCCGATCGCTGGAGGAGAGTCTGCGGCGCCTCGGCACGGACTACGTGGACGTCTACATGCCGCACTTCCCGGACGGCACCACGCCGCTGGAGGAGATCCTGGCCGGGTTCGACGATCTCGTCCGGGCCGGCAAGATCCTGCACGGCGGGCTGTCGAACTTCCCCGCCTGGCGAACCGCTGGTGCCGCGGTGCGCGCGGACCTTCAGGGCCTCGCGCCGCTCGTCGGCATCCAGACGGAGTACAGCCTGGCCGAGCGGTCCGCCGAGAGGGAGCTGCTGCCGATGGCGGAAGCCCACGGCCTGGGCGTGATCATGTACTCGCCGCTCGCGGGCGGGTTGCTCACCGGCAAGTACCGCCAGGGCGAGACCGGTCGACTGTCAGGTCTCGGCGACGACGTCGAACGGTCTGCGCAGCGAACTGCCGTCGTCGACGCCGTCGTCCGGATCGCCGACGAGATCGGCACGACCGCCGTCCAGGTCTCCTTGGCGTGGCTCCGGCACCGGGCAGCGCGGGGGAGCGCGGCGATGATCCCGATCGTCGGCCCCCGCACCAGCGGCCACCTCGAGGGATATCTGAGCTCGCTCGACGTGGAGCTCGACGAGCAGCACTGTCACCAGCTCGACGAGGTCAGCGCGCCCCAGCTGGGCACGCCCCACGACGACGTCTCACGGGCGCTGGCCCACGGCGCCGACGGCGACCGCACGCTGCTCAGGTCGCCTCTCGTGCCCGTCACCTGA